A genomic region of Phycisphaerae bacterium contains the following coding sequences:
- a CDS encoding tetratricopeptide repeat protein has product MVPRPVGVAGVRRLTRGQHLLLGLVLLLALLLRGGYLWGQYRNNPVFGYPQMDGLVHHEWAQRIAAGTGMGDRPYLRAPLYYYLLGLLYVVTGPSVLAARLAGGLLGALSCYLVARLGVALGGFRVGLIAGGIFALYWPAIYFDAELLTAGLEVFLNVALLWALLAAGRRDSLALYLLAGILWGLSAITRPNVLVLAPAIVIWSWLAAPARSRVGQRLRGAALAAAGLVIVVLPVTLRNYFVGGEAVLIASAGGINFYIGNNPESTGYLAAAPSLRPTWDEWLVDLRQIPETALGRKLTDGEVSDYWYEQAWAWVRAEPGAWLRHMFRKLGLFWSPIEIPNNQSIWFLARQAPISFLFWIGFAPVACLALPAAMLLGRRDRAWFLPLAFLVLYMATVVAFFCPARFRLPAVPVLVILAAAGACQLVDWVRRREFKPAGIYAALAVVCAVLLALTPPSRGAFRRQEEVEGHYLRARAYATLPPRGPGDLRAALAEFRAALQLDPHSMHRQLAVAQTLVGLNEIQEADAQYAQAVAEHPDSVPARREYAQFLAATGRPNDALAQLRVALQLHPRDADTQLATGRLLAGVNQFAPAAEHLRIALELRPDPAVHYDLGVVRLRQGLVQDAISAFEAVLREQPEHAQALQNLGVAHARLGDLARAITAFQEALRHDPTLSDASCNLARALGKQGRWADALRVLRQARQQANNNVSVLTALAWLLATAPDDAVRNGAQALEAAEQAAAYAGTPPLPTLDALAAAYAEVGRFEDAVRAARQALSLARSANAAAQVEALDARLQLYEQQRPYREPTP; this is encoded by the coding sequence GTGGTGCCCCGTCCGGTCGGTGTGGCCGGCGTTCGGCGGCTCACGCGTGGGCAACATCTGCTCCTCGGCCTGGTCCTGCTGCTCGCCCTGCTGCTGCGCGGGGGCTACCTCTGGGGACAATATCGGAACAATCCGGTCTTTGGCTATCCCCAGATGGACGGGCTCGTCCACCACGAGTGGGCGCAGCGCATCGCGGCCGGCACCGGCATGGGCGACCGGCCATACCTGCGGGCCCCGCTGTACTACTACCTGCTGGGCCTGCTCTACGTGGTCACCGGCCCGAGCGTGCTCGCGGCGCGCCTGGCGGGCGGTTTGCTGGGAGCACTGAGCTGCTACCTCGTCGCGCGCCTGGGGGTCGCGCTCGGCGGGTTCCGCGTCGGCCTCATCGCGGGCGGCATCTTCGCGCTGTATTGGCCCGCGATCTACTTCGATGCCGAGCTGCTGACCGCCGGACTCGAAGTGTTTCTCAACGTCGCGCTGCTGTGGGCGCTGCTGGCCGCCGGGCGCCGGGATTCGCTGGCGCTCTACCTGCTGGCGGGCATACTGTGGGGCCTGTCCGCCATCACGCGCCCGAACGTACTTGTGCTGGCGCCTGCCATCGTGATCTGGTCATGGCTGGCCGCACCGGCCCGCAGCCGCGTCGGGCAGCGCCTGCGCGGCGCGGCCCTCGCCGCGGCCGGCCTGGTCATCGTGGTGCTGCCCGTCACGCTGCGCAACTACTTCGTCGGCGGCGAGGCCGTGCTGATCGCGTCGGCCGGCGGAATCAACTTCTACATCGGCAACAACCCCGAATCGACCGGCTATCTGGCCGCCGCGCCCAGCCTGCGCCCGACGTGGGACGAGTGGCTGGTCGATCTCCGCCAGATTCCCGAGACCGCGCTGGGCCGAAAACTCACCGACGGCGAAGTGTCCGACTACTGGTACGAGCAGGCCTGGGCGTGGGTGCGCGCGGAGCCCGGGGCCTGGCTGCGCCACATGTTCCGCAAGCTGGGCCTGTTCTGGAGCCCGATCGAAATACCCAACAATCAGTCCATCTGGTTCCTCGCCCGCCAGGCGCCGATCTCGTTCCTGTTCTGGATCGGCTTTGCGCCCGTGGCGTGTCTGGCGCTGCCGGCGGCCATGCTGCTTGGCCGGCGTGACCGCGCGTGGTTCCTCCCGCTGGCGTTTCTCGTGCTCTACATGGCCACGGTTGTGGCGTTCTTCTGCCCCGCGCGTTTCCGCCTGCCGGCCGTGCCGGTCCTCGTAATCCTTGCCGCGGCCGGCGCCTGCCAACTGGTCGACTGGGTGCGGCGGCGTGAGTTCAAGCCGGCCGGCATCTATGCGGCACTCGCCGTGGTCTGTGCCGTGTTGCTGGCCCTGACGCCGCCCTCGCGCGGCGCGTTCCGCCGGCAGGAGGAAGTCGAGGGGCACTATCTGCGCGCGCGGGCGTACGCGACCTTGCCGCCGCGCGGCCCCGGCGACCTGCGCGCGGCGCTGGCCGAATTTCGCGCCGCGCTCCAGTTGGATCCGCACAGTATGCACCGGCAACTGGCGGTGGCGCAGACGCTGGTGGGCCTGAACGAGATTCAGGAGGCGGACGCACAGTACGCGCAGGCGGTGGCCGAGCATCCCGATAGCGTGCCCGCCCGTCGTGAATATGCCCAGTTTCTCGCTGCGACCGGCCGTCCCAACGACGCTTTGGCGCAGCTCCGCGTGGCGCTGCAGCTTCACCCGCGTGATGCGGATACGCAGTTGGCCACCGGGCGGCTCCTCGCCGGCGTGAACCAGTTCGCGCCGGCCGCCGAGCACCTGCGCATCGCCCTGGAGCTGCGGCCGGATCCGGCCGTCCACTACGACTTGGGTGTGGTCCGGCTGCGCCAGGGCCTGGTTCAGGATGCCATCAGCGCCTTCGAGGCGGTGCTGCGCGAACAGCCGGAGCACGCCCAGGCCCTGCAGAATCTGGGGGTCGCGCATGCCAGGCTCGGTGACCTCGCGCGGGCGATCACGGCGTTTCAGGAGGCCCTGCGGCACGATCCCACCCTGTCCGACGCGAGCTGCAATCTGGCCCGCGCGCTGGGCAAGCAGGGTCGCTGGGCCGATGCCCTGCGGGTGCTCCGCCAGGCGCGACAGCAAGCCAACAACAACGTGAGCGTGCTTACTGCACTCGCCTGGCTGCTGGCAACCGCGCCGGACGATGCCGTGCGAAACGGTGCGCAGGCGCTTGAGGCGGCGGAGCAGGCCGCGGCGTATGCCGGCACGCCGCCGCTGCCGACGCTCGATGCGCTGGCGGCGGCGTATGCCGAGGTCGGGCGTTTCGAGGACGCCGTCCGCGCGGCCCGGCAGGCGCTGAGTCTGGCACGGTCCGCGAATGCGGCCGCGCAGGTAGAAGCGTTGGACGCGCGCCTGCAGCTCTATGAGCAGCAGCGGCCGTATCGCGAGCCAACGCCGTAG
- a CDS encoding DUF2961 domain-containing protein yields MISTAAAARFCLAGSALLSLMMAGGCPVVSDGRALVRSARDQQAAIAAAAPALSGECDRGLQALSAWDALPCLGTRTYTQFSSHNRNPGTADFEPGEKDFNNFIALSGPDQPLLLGHVDGPDPDGGTLGGYVLAAVDDGPGYVARMFFTRFGPTDLFRQQGFFASPDLGRFENEVLRVYVDDLDAPTLVIPLTDLGTAAPFTPPLAGRTAAAVTSYVPISFGQRLRVVLDGLNPLSGYFYHIGVQRIDAPTRAYSPRLAEDPDYAAAVSLWRRFGGNPNAVGEFLVEAEAFEIAPRSSATICTDDTGGTLTLLRFMASARQPELLHAQRLQVFYDRAATPAIDVPLDAFFGCEAALASFRTLALRVEVTDERFDAACFLPMPYASRVRIALLNGGAHPFAVRASVAVNRALPAEPWGYLHAHHHAVEGAQAAGSQHEVANLVGRGRYIGTCLAAAGLSDPRPGQPRAVLNILEGNELGIIDGEVRLRGTGTEDYYNGGFYFATGPYSRPLSAANHVRGEFAVEPGEVSCSRWHLLGDALDFQQSFLLSFQYAADNPALVVRYATVAYYYLDRPAPR; encoded by the coding sequence ATGATATCGACTGCGGCGGCCGCACGCTTCTGCCTCGCCGGCAGCGCGCTATTGTCGCTCATGATGGCGGGCGGCTGCCCCGTGGTCAGCGACGGCCGCGCTCTGGTGCGTAGCGCGCGCGACCAGCAGGCCGCCATCGCGGCGGCTGCGCCCGCGCTCTCGGGCGAGTGCGACCGCGGGCTGCAGGCGCTCAGCGCCTGGGATGCGCTGCCGTGCCTCGGCACGCGGACCTACACCCAGTTCTCCAGCCACAATCGCAACCCAGGCACCGCGGACTTCGAGCCCGGCGAAAAGGACTTCAACAACTTCATCGCGCTGTCCGGCCCCGATCAGCCGTTGCTCCTGGGACACGTGGACGGCCCGGATCCCGACGGCGGCACGCTCGGCGGGTACGTGCTCGCCGCCGTCGATGACGGCCCGGGCTACGTCGCGCGGATGTTCTTCACGCGCTTCGGCCCGACCGACCTGTTCCGCCAGCAGGGGTTCTTCGCCTCGCCAGACCTGGGGCGCTTCGAGAACGAAGTCCTGCGCGTCTACGTCGACGATCTGGACGCGCCCACCCTCGTCATCCCGCTGACCGACTTGGGCACCGCTGCCCCGTTCACACCGCCGCTCGCCGGCCGGACCGCGGCGGCGGTCACGAGTTACGTGCCGATCAGCTTTGGCCAGCGCCTGCGCGTCGTCCTGGACGGGCTAAACCCGCTGAGCGGGTATTTCTATCACATCGGCGTGCAGCGCATCGACGCGCCCACGCGCGCGTACTCGCCGCGGCTGGCGGAAGATCCGGATTATGCCGCGGCGGTGAGCCTGTGGCGACGCTTCGGCGGCAACCCGAACGCCGTCGGCGAATTCCTGGTGGAAGCCGAGGCATTCGAGATCGCCCCGCGTTCCTCCGCGACGATTTGCACTGACGACACGGGGGGCACACTCACGCTGTTGCGGTTCATGGCGAGTGCGCGCCAGCCCGAACTTCTGCATGCCCAGCGACTCCAGGTGTTCTATGATCGCGCCGCGACGCCGGCGATCGACGTGCCGCTGGACGCCTTCTTCGGGTGCGAGGCGGCACTGGCCTCGTTCCGCACGCTGGCCCTGCGCGTCGAGGTCACAGACGAGCGCTTCGACGCCGCCTGCTTTCTGCCGATGCCGTACGCCAGCCGGGTGCGGATCGCCCTGCTGAACGGCGGCGCCCATCCATTCGCCGTGCGGGCCAGCGTGGCCGTGAACCGAGCGTTGCCGGCCGAGCCGTGGGGCTATCTGCACGCGCATCACCACGCAGTCGAGGGCGCGCAGGCGGCGGGTTCGCAGCATGAGGTCGCCAACCTCGTGGGGCGCGGACGGTACATCGGCACATGTCTCGCCGCCGCCGGCCTGAGCGATCCTCGTCCGGGTCAGCCCCGTGCCGTGCTTAACATCCTGGAGGGAAACGAGTTGGGGATCATCGACGGAGAAGTGCGTCTGCGTGGCACCGGCACGGAAGACTACTACAACGGCGGGTTCTACTTCGCGACCGGGCCGTACAGCCGGCCATTATCCGCGGCGAACCACGTGCGGGGTGAGTTCGCCGTCGAACCCGGCGAAGTGTCCTGCTCCCGCTGGCACCTGCTGGGCGACGCGCTCGACTTCCAGCAGTCGTTTCTGCTGTCCTTCCAATACGCGGCCGACAACCCCGCACTGGTGGTGCGCTATGCGACGGTGGCGTACTACTATCTCGATCGACCCGCCCCGCGGTAG
- a CDS encoding CDP-archaeol synthase: protein MRKRLLVGIPLALAIIALMLLDGYLSSRPAPHLPVAALGLNLGAWLTDGALCTLIVLVLTMAATHELVHFARARGHRPFGLTAQVFAAALVIGPYVSYNLSPVTGGYDESLGMLWLAVALGFLFLLQAVTRGTERAMENLAFTIFIIFYAGGLAGFMTKLRMEVGGSTGVAVLLFSVFLVKITDTGAYFTGRAFGRHKMIEWLSPKKTWEGFVGGLLATILCAIAIGHWLHTAGIVRIEERYLPHPWALVLLGLLLGLFSVAGDLCASLLKRDAEMKDSGQALPGLGGVLDVLDSPLLAAPVAWFFWTRMFHLVPPG from the coding sequence ATGCGCAAACGTCTGCTGGTTGGGATTCCGCTCGCGCTCGCGATCATCGCGCTGATGCTGCTGGATGGGTACCTCTCGTCCCGGCCGGCCCCGCATCTGCCGGTCGCGGCGCTGGGGCTCAACCTGGGGGCGTGGCTCACGGATGGGGCGCTGTGCACGCTGATCGTGCTGGTGCTCACGATGGCGGCGACGCACGAGCTGGTGCATTTCGCGCGGGCCCGCGGGCATCGGCCGTTTGGCCTGACTGCCCAGGTGTTCGCCGCGGCGCTGGTCATCGGCCCGTATGTCTCCTACAACCTGTCGCCCGTCACCGGAGGCTACGACGAATCGCTGGGCATGCTCTGGCTGGCCGTCGCGCTGGGGTTCCTGTTCCTGTTGCAGGCGGTGACCCGCGGCACCGAGCGGGCGATGGAAAACCTGGCCTTCACCATCTTCATCATCTTCTATGCCGGCGGCCTGGCCGGCTTCATGACCAAGCTGCGAATGGAGGTGGGTGGCAGCACCGGCGTCGCCGTGCTGCTGTTTTCCGTGTTTCTGGTGAAGATCACGGACACCGGCGCATATTTCACCGGCCGCGCCTTCGGCCGGCACAAGATGATCGAGTGGCTCAGCCCGAAGAAGACCTGGGAAGGTTTCGTGGGTGGCCTCCTCGCCACGATCCTGTGCGCCATCGCCATCGGCCACTGGCTGCACACCGCCGGCATCGTGCGGATCGAGGAGCGCTACCTGCCGCATCCCTGGGCGCTCGTCCTGCTCGGGTTGCTGCTGGGGCTCTTCTCGGTGGCCGGCGACCTGTGCGCGTCGCTGCTGAAGCGCGACGCGGAGATGAAGGACTCGGGCCAGGCCCTGCCCGGTCTGGGCGGCGTCCTCGACGTGCTCGATTCGCCGCTGCTGGCCGCGCCCGTGGCGTGGTTCTTCTGGACGCGCATGTTCCACCTCGTCCCGCCGGGCTGA
- a CDS encoding isoprenyl transferase: protein MPTQPPPDPLAVLGLERAALPRHIAIIMDGNGRWAQQRGLPRIEGHRHAAKSVRAIVTQCARLGIPCLTLYSFSLENWKRPRDEVNALMALYAEYLASERQEIMDNNMRIVPVGRRAGLPASVLRELDTTVDVSRNNSGMTLCLALNYGARAELVDAVRSLATRVARGELRPEDIVEATISDALYTAGLPDPDLVIRTAGEMRVSNFLLWQISYAELHVTPVLWPDFGVDELHAALRDYAGRTRRFGAVVDAAPPAEQKRD from the coding sequence ATGCCGACCCAGCCGCCGCCCGATCCCCTGGCCGTGCTCGGTCTGGAGCGCGCCGCGCTGCCGCGCCACATCGCGATCATCATGGACGGCAACGGGCGCTGGGCCCAGCAGCGCGGCCTGCCGCGGATCGAGGGCCATCGCCACGCGGCGAAATCGGTCCGGGCGATCGTCACGCAGTGCGCCCGGCTGGGCATCCCCTGCCTGACGCTCTACAGCTTCAGCCTGGAGAACTGGAAACGCCCGCGCGACGAAGTGAACGCCCTCATGGCGCTCTACGCCGAGTATCTTGCCTCCGAGCGCCAGGAAATCATGGACAACAACATGCGGATCGTGCCGGTCGGGCGGCGGGCCGGGCTGCCGGCCTCCGTGCTGCGCGAGCTCGACACGACCGTCGACGTGAGCCGCAACAACAGCGGCATGACCCTGTGCCTGGCACTGAACTACGGCGCGCGCGCGGAGCTCGTCGACGCGGTGCGCAGCCTCGCCACTCGGGTCGCACGCGGCGAGCTGCGCCCAGAGGACATTGTCGAGGCCACGATCTCCGACGCGCTCTACACCGCCGGGCTGCCCGACCCGGACCTCGTGATCCGCACGGCCGGCGAGATGCGCGTCAGCAACTTCCTGCTCTGGCAGATCAGCTACGCGGAGCTGCACGTGACGCCGGTGCTCTGGCCGGACTTCGGCGTGGACGAGTTGCACGCGGCGCTCCGCGACTACGCGGGTCGCACGCGGCGCTTCGGCGCGGTGGTGGACGCGGCGCCGCCGGCCGAACAGAAACGGGACTGA
- a CDS encoding adenylosuccinate synthase translates to MGNTCVVGLQWGDEGKGKVVDLLLADFDVVVRYGGGANAGHTVVIGGEKFALHQLPSGILRPDVLSVITSGVVLDPAVLLGEITSLRERGVAIGENLRISDRAHLVFPHHRREDVLAEGAARVSEKLGTTARGIGPCYADKCARHWAIRVCDLYPADRFRARLAAVVAHKNAYLAGVYGEREMFDASRIADEYLAFADQLRPFVCNTTVLLHKLRQAGQRMLFEGAQGSLLDLDHGTYPYVTSSNSGGGGVVSGAGVPVSALQSVVGVIKAYTTRVGAGPFPTELHDALGETIRQRGHEFGTTTGRPRRCGWFDAFATSYATMFGGPTCLALLHLDTLAGIDPLKVCVAYKSNGTLLEEYPADFAVLDAVEPVYATLPGWTEDLGGCRHFGDLPPAARDYVRVLSERLGAPVRMIGVGPSREQMILVGDEV, encoded by the coding sequence TTGGGCAACACGTGCGTCGTCGGTCTGCAGTGGGGCGACGAGGGCAAGGGCAAGGTCGTCGACCTGCTGCTCGCCGACTTCGACGTGGTCGTCCGCTACGGCGGCGGCGCGAACGCGGGCCACACCGTCGTCATCGGCGGCGAGAAGTTTGCCCTGCACCAGTTGCCCAGCGGGATCCTGCGCCCCGACGTCCTGAGCGTCATCACGTCCGGCGTCGTGCTCGATCCGGCCGTGCTGCTGGGCGAGATCACGTCGCTGCGCGAGCGGGGCGTGGCGATCGGGGAGAACCTGCGCATCAGTGACCGCGCGCACCTGGTTTTCCCCCACCACCGGCGCGAGGATGTGCTGGCCGAGGGCGCGGCCCGCGTCAGCGAGAAGCTCGGCACGACCGCCCGCGGCATCGGCCCCTGCTACGCCGACAAGTGCGCCCGCCACTGGGCGATTCGCGTGTGCGACCTCTACCCGGCGGACCGTTTCCGCGCGCGGCTCGCCGCGGTGGTGGCCCACAAGAATGCCTACCTCGCCGGGGTGTACGGCGAGCGCGAGATGTTCGACGCCAGCCGCATCGCCGACGAGTACCTCGCCTTCGCCGACCAGCTCCGCCCCTTCGTGTGCAACACCACCGTGCTGCTGCACAAGCTGCGGCAGGCCGGCCAGCGCATGTTGTTCGAGGGTGCCCAGGGCAGCCTGCTCGACCTCGACCACGGCACCTACCCCTACGTGACGAGCTCGAACTCCGGCGGCGGCGGCGTGGTCAGCGGCGCCGGTGTGCCGGTGAGCGCCCTGCAGTCCGTCGTCGGCGTGATCAAGGCGTATACAACGCGCGTCGGCGCCGGGCCGTTCCCCACCGAGCTGCACGATGCCTTGGGTGAGACCATCCGGCAGCGCGGCCACGAATTCGGCACGACCACCGGCCGGCCGCGCCGCTGCGGCTGGTTCGACGCCTTCGCCACGTCGTACGCCACGATGTTCGGCGGCCCCACGTGCCTGGCCCTGCTCCACCTCGACACGCTCGCGGGCATCGATCCACTCAAGGTGTGCGTGGCGTACAAGTCGAACGGGACTCTGCTGGAGGAATACCCCGCCGATTTCGCCGTCCTGGACGCGGTCGAGCCCGTCTACGCGACGCTGCCGGGCTGGACTGAAGACCTCGGCGGTTGCCGGCACTTTGGTGACCTGCCGCCGGCGGCGCGCGATTATGTCCGGGTGCTCAGCGAACGGCTGGGGGCCCCCGTCCGTATGATCGGTGTCGGCCCGTCGCGCGAGCAGATGATCCTGGTGGGGGACGAGGTCTAG
- a CDS encoding CPBP family intramembrane metalloprotease, producing MSDMPTIPTPRDRDIITARPVTCAALPPAPAPLALASLSRRAAALDLLLVLLVTLLVPFGFELSALLVVPEGPDYPVQQIIIIRKWFDALLLIGMAGYLVHRHRLPSSDFGMQAARLGTQVLWALPTLCAIYAVFVCLMLVISAVVLTQPGLESDLARRSEFMRYLPLHDFAGTVLLLIAVALHEELLFRGLLLPYLHRLGCSWAVAILISSTVFALLHVTQGWLGVVQVFGVGAVLGLFFVLSRSLLTVVIAHFMFNLIQTQLVRVLLPWLEEFAQRVTPH from the coding sequence ATGAGCGACATGCCGACCATTCCAACCCCGCGGGACCGCGACATCATCACCGCACGTCCCGTGACCTGCGCTGCGCTCCCGCCCGCGCCGGCCCCGCTGGCCCTGGCGTCGCTGTCACGCCGGGCCGCGGCCCTCGATCTCCTCCTGGTCCTGCTGGTGACGCTGTTGGTCCCCTTCGGTTTCGAGCTCAGCGCGCTGCTCGTCGTCCCGGAAGGGCCGGACTACCCCGTGCAGCAGATCATCATCATTCGGAAATGGTTCGATGCGCTGCTGCTGATCGGCATGGCGGGGTACCTGGTGCACCGGCACCGTCTGCCGAGTTCCGACTTCGGCATGCAGGCCGCGCGGCTGGGGACGCAGGTGCTCTGGGCCCTGCCGACGCTGTGCGCCATCTACGCGGTGTTCGTGTGCCTGATGCTGGTGATCAGCGCCGTCGTGCTGACTCAGCCGGGGCTCGAAAGCGACCTGGCCCGCCGTTCGGAGTTCATGCGGTACCTGCCGCTGCACGACTTCGCGGGGACGGTCCTGCTGCTGATCGCGGTGGCGCTGCACGAGGAGCTGCTGTTCCGCGGGCTGCTGCTGCCCTACCTGCACCGGCTCGGGTGTTCTTGGGCCGTGGCGATCCTGATTTCCAGCACGGTCTTTGCATTGCTGCACGTCACGCAGGGTTGGCTGGGCGTCGTGCAGGTGTTTGGCGTGGGGGCGGTGCTGGGACTGTTCTTCGTGCTCTCACGCAGTCTGCTGACGGTCGTGATCGCGCATTTCATGTTCAACCTGATTCAGACCCAGCTCGTGCGCGTGCTGCTGCCGTGGCTGGAAGAATTCGCTCAGCGGGTCACCCCCCACTGA
- a CDS encoding tetratricopeptide repeat protein: MPATTMPPAPDERRLWTAAARDPRAWCGALVIIAAVLAAHWNGLANGFNYDDLSTVIENPHYRGLGPAQLGWMFTTFRMGHYQPLSWVTLGADYLLWGDRPFGYHLTNLILHVANALLVFWLALAVLGARGADQQATPRRPGWAVHLAAIVAALLFALHPLRVESVAWVTERRDVLSSFFLLLTLLLYLHAHGGASVQRPRAWLAAALGVFLLSLLSRAVGITLPVVLLVLDWYPLRRLGPATGGWFTAAARRVYVEKIPFLVPALVFAVIAGLAQTYAEAAVPLTEHGVWARLLQACYGVVFYLWKTVAPFGLSPLYQMPAEISLRSVKYLLAPIALLLIVLVLARYGRRWPWLTVVALLHAVLLSPVLGLAQSGLQEVADRYSYLPSIGWALLVGGGLLWLWRRPRWRGLALAGTGVSVAGLAGLAVLTARQSLVWRTPESLWEQAIRAAPGPITHHNLAAIYARSGRLNDAIEQYHAALRIEPLDRTAAYGLAKALTDARRLDEAVPAWQRILRFAPDDTRARLQFALVQRDRHDLAQALAEYREVARRQPDATEAYVRMAEILLAQQRLEEAREACHRALALEPEQPEAHYMLGLLHGQRGEHEAALARYRRALQARPDFVEAGVNLGVTLEWLGQRDAAIAAYRAVLEHHPDHTMARYNLAVSLSRAGQRDAALAEVRAVLQREPEHPDARRLLAALEAPPADGK; this comes from the coding sequence GTGCCTGCCACGACCATGCCACCGGCGCCGGACGAGCGCCGCCTGTGGACGGCGGCCGCCCGTGATCCGCGCGCGTGGTGCGGTGCGCTGGTCATCATCGCGGCAGTCCTGGCCGCGCACTGGAACGGCCTGGCCAACGGCTTCAACTACGATGATCTCAGCACGGTGATCGAAAACCCGCATTACCGCGGGTTGGGGCCGGCCCAACTCGGCTGGATGTTCACGACCTTTCGCATGGGGCACTACCAGCCGCTGTCGTGGGTGACACTGGGCGCGGACTATCTCCTCTGGGGCGACCGGCCCTTCGGCTACCACCTCACCAATCTCATTCTGCACGTCGCCAACGCGCTGCTCGTCTTCTGGCTGGCGCTGGCGGTGCTGGGAGCGCGCGGCGCCGACCAGCAGGCGACGCCCCGGCGTCCGGGGTGGGCGGTGCATCTGGCCGCGATCGTCGCCGCACTGCTGTTTGCCCTGCATCCGCTGCGCGTCGAGTCAGTCGCCTGGGTGACGGAACGCCGGGACGTCCTGAGCTCGTTCTTTCTGCTGCTGACCTTGTTGCTCTACCTGCATGCCCACGGCGGCGCCAGTGTTCAGCGCCCGCGCGCCTGGCTCGCCGCAGCGCTCGGGGTGTTTCTCCTGTCGCTGCTCAGTCGCGCCGTGGGCATCACCCTGCCGGTCGTACTGCTGGTCCTGGACTGGTATCCGCTCCGCCGCCTCGGTCCGGCGACGGGCGGATGGTTCACCGCGGCCGCGCGCCGCGTGTACGTCGAGAAGATCCCCTTCCTTGTGCCCGCGCTTGTGTTTGCCGTCATCGCCGGGCTGGCGCAGACGTACGCCGAAGCCGCGGTGCCGCTGACCGAGCACGGTGTCTGGGCCCGGTTGCTGCAGGCGTGCTACGGGGTCGTGTTTTACCTGTGGAAGACCGTCGCGCCGTTCGGTCTCTCGCCGCTGTACCAGATGCCGGCCGAAATCTCGCTGCGGTCGGTGAAGTACCTGCTGGCGCCGATCGCCCTCCTCCTGATTGTGCTCGTACTGGCGCGCTATGGCCGGCGCTGGCCCTGGCTGACCGTCGTCGCGCTTCTGCACGCGGTCCTGTTGTCGCCGGTGCTGGGGCTGGCGCAGAGCGGGCTGCAGGAAGTCGCGGACCGCTACAGCTACCTGCCGTCGATCGGCTGGGCGCTGCTGGTGGGCGGCGGGCTGCTGTGGCTCTGGCGCCGGCCACGGTGGCGGGGGCTGGCGCTCGCCGGCACCGGTGTCAGCGTGGCTGGCCTGGCCGGTCTGGCGGTCCTGACTGCGCGGCAAAGCCTGGTCTGGCGCACGCCGGAGTCACTCTGGGAACAGGCAATCCGCGCCGCGCCCGGGCCGATCACGCACCACAACCTGGCCGCGATCTACGCGCGGAGTGGCCGCCTGAACGACGCAATTGAGCAATACCATGCGGCCCTGCGCATTGAACCGCTCGACCGGACCGCCGCGTATGGCCTGGCGAAGGCACTCACCGACGCCCGGCGGCTGGATGAGGCCGTGCCGGCCTGGCAGCGAATCCTGCGTTTCGCGCCCGACGACACGCGGGCCCGCCTGCAGTTCGCGCTGGTGCAGCGCGACCGCCACGATCTGGCACAGGCGCTCGCGGAATACCGCGAAGTCGCGCGCCGCCAGCCGGACGCGACGGAAGCGTACGTTCGCATGGCGGAGATTCTGCTGGCGCAGCAGCGTCTGGAGGAAGCGCGCGAGGCCTGTCACCGCGCCCTGGCCCTGGAGCCCGAGCAGCCCGAGGCACACTACATGCTCGGCCTGCTGCACGGGCAACGCGGTGAGCACGAAGCCGCCCTCGCCCGGTATCGCCGCGCCCTCCAGGCGCGCCCGGACTTTGTCGAGGCCGGGGTGAACCTGGGCGTCACGCTCGAGTGGCTCGGTCAGCGTGACGCGGCGATTGCGGCTTACCGCGCGGTTCTGGAGCACCATCCCGACCACACCATGGCGCGCTACAACCTGGCCGTCAGCCTCTCGCGGGCTGGGCAGCGTGACGCGGCGCTTGCCGAAGTGCGCGCCGTGCTGCAACGCGAGCCGGAACATCCTGACGCCCGCCGGCTGCTGGCCGCGCTCGAGGCGCCGCCCGCCGACGGGAAGTAA